The Entelurus aequoreus isolate RoL-2023_Sb linkage group LG23, RoL_Eaeq_v1.1, whole genome shotgun sequence genome has a window encoding:
- the fam49a gene encoding CYFIP-related Rac1 interactor A isoform X2, translating into MHSPQKESVKYGTRSTLFSRTLKASCQASRRTREPDRKSEIYMWPSPKRSLTPLVQEEAYDSALWYSSSRADEDAIQNPGDFMLQERAWNSVCPLVIKLKKFYSFSLRLEEALQSLLESLTCPPHTPTQHLEKEQALAKQFAQILHFTLRFDELKMRIPAIQNDFSYYRRTISRNRINDMNLDIENEVNNEMANRMSLFYAEATPMLKTLSNATTNFVTENKTLPLENTTDCLSTMASVCKVMLETPEYSSRFSSDDTVLFCMRVMVGVIILYDHVHPIGAFNKSSKIDMKGCIKVLKEQPADNVEGLLNALRFTTKHLNQESTPRTIRSMLQ; encoded by the exons ATGCACAGCCCACAGAAGGAGAGTGTGAAGTATGGAACCAGGTCAACTCTGTTCTCCAGGACTCTGAAAGCATCCTGTCAGGCCTCCAGGCGTACAAGGGAGCCGGACAGGAAATCAGAGAT TTACATGTGGCCCTCAcccaaaaggagtttgacacccctggtacagGAGGAGGCTTACGACTCGGCCCTGTGGTACTCCAGTAGTAGGGCTGATGAAGAC GCAATCCAGAACCCAGGTGACTTCATGCTCCAGGAGCGGGCCTGGAATTCCGTGTGCCCGCTTGTCATCAAACTCAAGAAGTTCTACAGTTTCTCTCTGAGGCTCG AGGAAGCCCTCCAGAGTCTGCTGGAGTCCCTGACATGCCCACCCCACACGCCCACTCAGCACTTGGAGAAGGAACAGGCGCTGGCCAAACAGTTTGCCCAGATCCTCCACTTCACGCTACGCTTCGATGAGCTTAAG ATGAGGATTCCCGCCATTCAGAACGACTTCAGTTATTACAGGAGAACCATCAGTCGAAACCGGATCAACGACATGAAC CTGGATATCGAGAATGAAGTTAATAACGAGATGGCCAACAGAATGTCTCTGTTTTACGCCGAGGCGACGCCCATGCTGAAAACGCTCAGCAACGCGACCACGAACTTTGTGACAGAG AACAAGACTCTTCCGCTGGAAAACACCACCGACTGTCTGAGCACCATGGCCAGCGTCTGCAAAGTCATGCTGGAGACGCC AGAATATTCCAGTCGCTTCAGCAGCGACGACACAGTCCTGTTCTGCATGAGGGTCATGGTGGGCGTCATCATCCTCTACGACCACGTGCACCCCATCGGGGCCTTCAACAAGTCCTCCAAGATCGAC ATGAAAGGCTGCATAAAAGTGCTGAAGGAGCAACCGGCCGACAACGTGGAAGGTCTGCTCAACGCCCTCAG